From Candidatus Cloacimonadota bacterium, one genomic window encodes:
- the rsmG gene encoding 16S rRNA (guanine(527)-N(7))-methyltransferase RsmG codes for MNGSRAAFDQFLSELKLPERDTILARFDSYQALLLELNSRLNLFSRHAPADELWTKHFLDSLLPLKCVDFSRAKVLDFGSGGGLPGIPVKLAVPCCRMVLLDSVRKKARALEEMLDRLKLADCEVACSRVEEYSAAGEFDYILCRAVKLEQRYLKPLGNLLAPGGRLLCYKAKDRADIEPLKPLELLRTELDYGSRAIFALEKEQLK; via the coding sequence ATGAATGGCTCCAGGGCCGCCTTTGACCAATTTCTGAGCGAGCTGAAGCTGCCGGAGCGGGATACGATCCTGGCCAGATTTGATAGCTATCAAGCTCTGCTGTTGGAACTTAACTCCCGCCTAAATCTTTTTTCCCGCCACGCGCCGGCGGATGAACTCTGGACCAAGCATTTCCTTGACAGTCTGCTGCCTCTGAAATGTGTTGACTTTTCCCGCGCGAAAGTGCTGGATTTCGGCTCCGGCGGCGGTTTGCCCGGCATTCCGGTGAAACTGGCCGTCCCCTGCTGCCGCATGGTGTTGCTGGATTCGGTGCGCAAAAAGGCCCGCGCGCTGGAGGAAATGCTTGACCGGTTGAAGCTTGCGGATTGCGAGGTGGCATGTTCCCGCGTGGAGGAATACTCTGCCGCGGGAGAGTTCGACTACATCCTCTGCCGCGCCGTAAAGCTGGAGCAGCGCTATCTGAAGCCGCTGGGCAACCTGCTGGCCCCCGGCGGCAGACTGCTCTGCTACAAAGCGAAGGACCGGGCGGATATCGAGCCGCTCAAACCTTTGGAACTCCTGAGGACGGAGCTCGATTACGGCAGCCGGGCGATCTTCGCGCTGGAAAAAGAGCAACTTAAATAA
- the rfbB gene encoding dTDP-glucose 4,6-dehydratase — protein MNRIIVTGGAGFIGANYIHQLFEDPDFHGSVLNLDKLTYAGNLDSLSDIKAAFPERYRFVNADICNAEAVSRVFVEFQPDTVVNFAAESHVDRSIDGPLEFINTNVLGTAVMLDSALRFWRGLDDAAKNAFRFHHVSTDEVFGSLGAEGFFTEATPYDPSSPYSASKAGSDHLVRAWYRTFGLPVLISNCSNNYGGYQFPEKLIPLMIINCLEHKPLPIYGQGLNVRDWLYVRDHCDAINTIIRAGIPGQTYNIGGHNEMKNIDIVTTICGLLDELRPSPKLVSYTELITYVADRPGHDLRYAIDADKIHRELGWLPRETFATGIRKTVLWYLEHEGWWRNIQNKNYQQQRLGLGN, from the coding sequence ATGAACAGGATCATCGTGACCGGAGGCGCGGGTTTCATCGGCGCCAACTACATCCACCAACTCTTTGAAGACCCGGATTTCCACGGCAGCGTGCTCAACCTTGACAAACTCACCTACGCCGGCAATCTGGACAGCCTCAGCGACATCAAAGCGGCTTTTCCGGAGCGCTATCGCTTTGTAAATGCTGATATTTGCAACGCCGAAGCAGTGAGCCGGGTGTTCGTGGAATTCCAGCCCGACACCGTGGTCAATTTCGCCGCGGAATCCCACGTGGACCGCTCCATCGACGGGCCGCTGGAATTCATCAACACCAACGTTCTGGGCACTGCCGTGATGCTGGACAGCGCCCTGCGTTTCTGGCGCGGCCTGGACGACGCGGCCAAAAATGCTTTCCGCTTTCATCACGTCTCCACCGATGAAGTTTTCGGCTCCCTGGGTGCCGAAGGTTTCTTCACGGAAGCCACGCCCTACGATCCCTCCTCACCCTATTCCGCTTCCAAAGCGGGCTCCGACCATCTGGTGCGCGCCTGGTACCGCACTTTCGGCCTGCCGGTGCTGATCTCCAACTGCTCGAACAACTACGGCGGCTACCAGTTCCCGGAAAAGCTGATCCCCTTGATGATCATTAACTGCTTGGAGCACAAGCCTTTGCCCATTTACGGGCAGGGCCTGAACGTGCGTGACTGGCTATACGTGCGCGACCACTGCGACGCCATCAACACCATCATCCGCGCGGGAATCCCCGGCCAGACCTACAACATCGGCGGTCACAACGAGATGAAGAACATCGACATCGTGACCACCATCTGCGGCCTGCTGGACGAACTCCGCCCCTCCCCCAAGCTGGTATCTTACACTGAACTGATCACTTACGTTGCCGACCGCCCCGGCCACGACCTCCGCTACGCCATCGACGCGGACAAGATCCACAGGGAATTGGGCTGGCTGCCCCGGGAAACTTTTGCCACCGGCATCCGGAAAACCGTGCTTTGGTATCTGGAGCATGAAGGATGGTGGCGCAACATCCAGAACAAGAACTACCAGCAGCAGCGGCTGGGACTTGGCAACTAA
- a CDS encoding response regulator transcription factor, with translation MSKQIFVTEDEADILELVRLKLETAGYTTRGFTRAQDLLDRLRQELPELILLDLMLPDLDGLEACRRIKSNPAWEKIPIVMLTARSDIEDRVRGLEFGADDYITKPFDSKELMARVKAVLRRSGWESARNVLNINSDFRLDFNRYEAWIRGRRVDLTLTEFKILQLLTRRPGWVFKRGQILDHLWGNDKIVLERTVDVHIRNLREKLGDQAYMVKNMRGLGYKFEPDQTSDNDEKNKP, from the coding sequence ATGAGCAAACAGATATTTGTCACGGAAGACGAGGCCGACATCCTGGAACTGGTCCGGCTGAAGCTGGAAACAGCGGGATACACGACCCGGGGATTCACCCGGGCGCAAGACCTTTTGGACAGATTGCGTCAGGAATTGCCGGAACTGATCCTGCTGGACCTGATGCTGCCGGACCTGGATGGTTTGGAAGCCTGCCGCCGCATCAAGAGCAATCCCGCCTGGGAAAAAATTCCCATCGTGATGCTCACCGCGCGCAGTGACATCGAGGACAGGGTGCGGGGCCTGGAATTCGGGGCGGACGATTACATCACCAAACCCTTTGACAGCAAAGAACTTATGGCCAGGGTGAAGGCCGTCCTGCGCCGCAGCGGCTGGGAAAGCGCGCGCAACGTGCTCAACATCAACAGCGATTTCCGGCTGGATTTCAACCGCTACGAAGCCTGGATCCGCGGCCGGAGGGTGGACCTCACCCTCACGGAATTCAAGATCCTGCAGTTGCTCACCCGCCGGCCGGGCTGGGTATTCAAACGCGGCCAGATCCTCGATCATCTCTGGGGCAACGACAAGATCGTGCTCGAGCGCACGGTGGACGTTCACATCCGCAATCTGCGCGAGAAACTGGGTGACCAGGCCTACATGGTGAAAAACATGCGCGGCCTCGGCTATAAGTTCGAACCCGACCAAACCAGCGACAACGATG
- a CDS encoding AAA family ATPase, translated as MARIITIVNQKGGVGKTTTAVNLAAGLAVLEKKTLLIDFDPQGNATSGVGLDKDKLELQVYDALIGKVPLRDTILPTPTHNLWCVPGNIDLTGAEIELVQEFAREHKLREALEPVLADFDYVIIDCPPSLGLLTVNALTAATDLLVPIQCEYYALEGVSQLLATIRLIQKNLNPGLNIIGILLTMFDRRVNLSMQVAREVRHYFKEKVFRSIIPRNIKLTEAPSFGKPIFLYDIRSPGAMSYLNLATEIIERTPQA; from the coding sequence ATGGCAAGAATAATAACCATCGTGAACCAAAAGGGCGGGGTGGGAAAAACCACCACGGCGGTGAATCTGGCCGCCGGCCTGGCCGTGCTGGAAAAAAAGACCCTGCTCATCGATTTCGATCCCCAGGGTAATGCCACCAGCGGCGTGGGGCTGGACAAGGACAAACTGGAACTGCAGGTGTACGACGCGCTGATCGGCAAAGTGCCCCTGCGGGACACCATTTTGCCCACCCCCACCCACAACCTCTGGTGCGTGCCGGGGAACATCGACCTCACCGGCGCCGAGATCGAGCTGGTGCAGGAATTCGCCCGCGAACACAAGCTCCGTGAGGCGCTGGAGCCGGTTCTGGCCGATTTCGACTATGTCATCATCGACTGCCCGCCCTCGCTGGGCCTGCTCACCGTGAACGCCCTCACCGCGGCGACTGACCTGCTGGTGCCCATCCAGTGCGAGTACTACGCTCTGGAAGGGGTCAGCCAGCTGCTGGCCACGATCCGCCTGATCCAGAAAAACCTCAATCCCGGCTTGAACATCATCGGCATCCTGCTCACCATGTTCGATCGCCGCGTGAACCTCTCCATGCAGGTGGCGCGCGAGGTGCGGCACTATTTCAAGGAAAAGGTCTTCCGCAGCATCATTCCCCGCAACATCAAGCTCACCGAGGCCCCCAGCTTCGGCAAACCCATATTTTTATACGACATCCGTTCCCCCGGCGCCATGAGCTATCTGAACCTGGCCACGGAGATCATCGAAAGGACACCCCAAGCATGA
- a CDS encoding ParB/RepB/Spo0J family partition protein, whose amino-acid sequence MNERLGRGLSALIPQDQDSPEPRSNLGTLPLNQIKANPYQPRRVFDPVALQELAESIKANGIIQPLIVNKTAASDFELIAGERRLQAARLAGLESVPVVIRSVSQKEQLQLAIVENVQREDLDPIEEAYAYQTLADDFKLTHQEVAQIVSRDRATISNSIRLLKLPLEVQTMVSAGVLSPGHARAVLGVEPELQTLFAQHLVKYRLSVRQAEDKAKTFAPNQPQPAPANRYWHKGLEQELSGVLGLKAKVSGQAAKGRITLSYSSAEELARLRELLTLIRKDA is encoded by the coding sequence ATGAACGAACGCCTCGGACGCGGTTTGAGCGCTCTGATCCCGCAGGATCAGGACAGCCCGGAACCCAGATCAAACCTGGGCACTTTGCCCCTCAACCAGATCAAGGCCAATCCCTACCAGCCCCGGCGGGTTTTCGACCCCGTCGCTTTGCAGGAACTGGCCGAATCGATCAAGGCCAACGGCATCATCCAGCCGCTGATAGTGAACAAGACCGCCGCCTCGGATTTTGAGCTGATCGCCGGTGAACGGCGCCTCCAGGCCGCGCGCCTGGCCGGTCTGGAATCCGTTCCGGTGGTGATCCGCAGCGTGAGCCAAAAAGAGCAGCTGCAGCTCGCCATCGTGGAAAACGTCCAGCGCGAGGACCTCGATCCGATCGAGGAAGCCTATGCCTATCAGACCCTGGCGGACGATTTCAAGCTCACCCACCAGGAGGTGGCGCAGATCGTTTCGCGCGACCGGGCCACCATCTCCAACAGCATCCGGCTGCTCAAACTGCCGCTGGAAGTGCAAACCATGGTCTCCGCCGGCGTGCTCAGCCCCGGTCACGCGCGGGCCGTTCTGGGCGTGGAACCGGAGCTACAAACCCTTTTCGCGCAGCACCTTGTGAAATACCGGCTTAGCGTTCGCCAAGCCGAGGACAAGGCAAAAACCTTCGCCCCCAACCAACCCCAACCAGCTCCGGCCAACCGCTACTGGCACAAAGGCCTGGAACAGGAACTGAGCGGGGTTTTGGGACTTAAGGCCAAAGTAAGCGGCCAGGCCGCAAAAGGCAGGATCACCCTCAGTTATTCCAGCGCGGAAGAACTGGCCCGGCTGCGGGAATTGCTAACACTTATCAGGAAGGACGCATGA